In one Desulfocurvus vexinensis DSM 17965 genomic region, the following are encoded:
- a CDS encoding phosphate/phosphite/phosphonate ABC transporter substrate-binding protein, whose protein sequence is MSSRMPSSPLYRTLLRKLPHDLPGLVLVVLLALLLAVPLSSCNDNEPVRQVDLTKREPITFHQRQEELTYAYAPQYSHATSYQRHHLLVEYLAEATGLRMRQVFPDTFGEHMNMVDQGLIDISFSNPFIYIKMAERQGAWAFARVVEPEGRNFRGQIITRADNPRIKTLQDVRGERWLAVDPSSAGGYLYPLGHFIENGIHKEDFTEIAFAPGPGGKQEKVVLGVYSGKYGVGSIREGTLAIVANTIDVSQIRVLDVSRWYPGWVYAARKGLDPEIVRKIRDAMIALDISRPTHRPILENAGLTAIIPSQDADFDPVRRLAEMVGEELLR, encoded by the coding sequence ATGAGTTCCCGCATGCCCTCCTCGCCGCTGTACAGGACGCTCTTGCGCAAGCTGCCCCACGACCTGCCGGGCCTCGTGCTGGTGGTGCTGCTGGCGCTGCTGCTGGCCGTGCCCCTGTCCAGCTGCAACGACAACGAGCCCGTGCGCCAGGTGGACCTGACCAAACGCGAGCCCATCACCTTCCACCAGCGCCAGGAGGAGCTCACCTACGCCTACGCGCCCCAGTACTCCCACGCCACCTCCTACCAGCGCCACCACCTGCTGGTGGAGTACCTGGCCGAGGCCACGGGGCTCAGGATGCGCCAGGTCTTCCCCGACACCTTCGGCGAGCACATGAACATGGTCGATCAGGGGCTCATCGACATCTCCTTCTCCAACCCCTTCATCTACATTAAGATGGCCGAGCGCCAGGGCGCCTGGGCTTTCGCCCGCGTGGTGGAGCCCGAGGGCCGCAACTTCCGCGGCCAGATCATCACCCGCGCCGACAACCCGCGCATCAAGACCCTCCAGGACGTGCGCGGCGAGCGCTGGCTGGCCGTGGACCCCTCCAGCGCCGGCGGCTATCTCTACCCCCTGGGCCATTTCATTGAAAACGGCATCCACAAGGAAGACTTCACCGAGATCGCCTTCGCCCCCGGCCCCGGCGGCAAGCAGGAAAAGGTCGTGCTGGGCGTGTATTCCGGCAAGTACGGCGTGGGTTCCATCCGCGAGGGCACCCTGGCCATCGTGGCCAACACCATCGACGTGTCGCAGATCCGCGTGCTGGACGTGTCGCGCTGGTATCCGGGCTGGGTCTACGCCGCGCGCAAGGGCCTGGACCCCGAAATCGTGCGCAAGATCCGCGACGCCATGATCGCCCTGGACATCAGCAGGCCCACCCACAGGCCGATCCTGGAAAACGCCGGGCTCACGGCCATCATTCCCTCGCAGGACGCGGACTTCGACCCCGTGCGCCGCCTGGCCGAGATGGTCGGGGAGGAACTGCTGCGGTGA
- the groES gene encoding co-chaperone GroES: MKLKPLNDRVLVKRLESEEVTAGGIIIPDTAKEKPIKGQIVAAGPGKRDDAGKAIPMSVKAGDFVLFNKYAGTEVKIDGVEHLVMREDDILAIIEK, from the coding sequence ATGAAACTGAAACCGTTGAACGACCGCGTCCTGGTCAAGCGTCTGGAGAGCGAAGAAGTCACCGCCGGGGGCATCATCATCCCCGACACCGCCAAGGAAAAGCCCATCAAGGGCCAGATCGTGGCCGCCGGGCCCGGCAAGCGCGACGACGCGGGCAAGGCCATTCCCATGTCCGTCAAGGCTGGCGACTTCGTGCTGTTCAACAAGTACGCCGGAACCGAGGTCAAGATCGACGGCGTGGAGCACCTCGTCATGCGCGAGGATGACATCCTGGCTATCATCGAGAAGTAA
- the groL gene encoding chaperonin GroEL (60 kDa chaperone family; promotes refolding of misfolded polypeptides especially under stressful conditions; forms two stacked rings of heptamers to form a barrel-shaped 14mer; ends can be capped by GroES; misfolded proteins enter the barrel where they are refolded when GroES binds), giving the protein MSAKEILFDAKAREKLKKGVDKLANAVKVTLGPKGRNVVIEKSFGSPIITKDGVTVAKEIELADKFENMGAQMVKEVASKTSDVAGDGTTTATILAQSIFTEGVKLAAAGRNPMAVKRGIDKAVLALAEELSKIAKPTRDQKEIAQVGTISANNDATIGNIIAEAMNKVGKEGVITVEEAKGLDTTLDVVEGMQFDRGYLSPYFVTDPEKMTCEMEEPLILIHEKKVSNMKDLLPVLEQTAKMSRPLVIIAEDVDGEALATLVVNKLRGTLQVSAVKAPGFGERRKEMLKDIAILTGGQVVSEDLGIKLENMTVADLGTAKRVVIDKENTTIVDGAGKSEDIKARVKQLRAQIDETTSDYDREKLQERLAKIVGGVAVINVGAATETEMKEKKARVEDALNATRAAVEEGIVPGGGVALVRCAKVLSKIKPADDDELAGVNIIARAIEEPLRMIANNAGMEGSVVVEKVRGGKDGFGFNAATGEYEDLIKAGVIDPKKVTRTALQNAASVSGLLLTTECAIAEKPEDKPAAPAMPGGMGGMGGMY; this is encoded by the coding sequence ATGTCCGCTAAAGAGATCCTTTTCGACGCCAAGGCGCGCGAGAAACTGAAGAAGGGCGTTGACAAGCTGGCCAACGCCGTCAAGGTCACCCTGGGCCCCAAGGGCCGCAACGTGGTCATCGAGAAGTCCTTCGGCTCCCCGATCATCACCAAGGACGGCGTGACCGTGGCCAAGGAGATCGAGCTGGCCGACAAGTTCGAGAACATGGGCGCCCAGATGGTCAAGGAAGTGGCCTCCAAGACCTCCGACGTGGCCGGTGACGGCACCACCACGGCCACCATCCTGGCCCAGTCCATCTTCACCGAGGGCGTGAAGCTCGCCGCCGCCGGGCGCAACCCCATGGCCGTGAAGCGCGGCATCGACAAGGCCGTGCTGGCCCTGGCCGAAGAGCTCTCCAAGATCGCCAAGCCCACCCGCGACCAGAAAGAGATCGCCCAGGTCGGCACCATCTCCGCCAACAACGACGCCACCATCGGCAACATCATCGCCGAGGCCATGAACAAGGTCGGCAAGGAAGGCGTCATCACGGTGGAGGAGGCCAAGGGCCTGGACACCACCCTGGACGTGGTCGAGGGCATGCAGTTCGACCGCGGCTACCTCTCCCCCTATTTCGTCACCGATCCCGAGAAGATGACCTGCGAGATGGAGGAGCCGCTGATCCTCATCCACGAGAAGAAGGTCTCCAACATGAAGGACCTGCTGCCCGTGCTGGAGCAGACCGCCAAGATGTCCCGCCCGCTGGTGATCATCGCCGAGGACGTGGACGGCGAGGCCCTGGCCACCCTGGTGGTCAACAAGCTGCGCGGCACGCTCCAGGTCTCCGCCGTCAAGGCCCCGGGCTTTGGCGAGCGCCGCAAGGAGATGCTCAAGGACATCGCCATCCTCACCGGCGGCCAGGTCGTTTCCGAGGACCTGGGCATCAAGCTGGAGAACATGACCGTGGCCGACCTGGGCACCGCCAAGCGCGTGGTCATCGACAAGGAGAACACCACCATCGTTGACGGCGCCGGCAAGAGCGAGGACATCAAGGCCCGCGTGAAGCAGCTGCGCGCCCAGATCGACGAGACCACCTCCGACTACGACCGCGAGAAGCTCCAGGAGCGCCTGGCCAAGATCGTGGGCGGCGTGGCGGTGATCAACGTCGGCGCGGCCACCGAGACCGAGATGAAGGAGAAGAAGGCCCGCGTCGAGGACGCCCTCAACGCCACCCGCGCCGCCGTGGAAGAGGGCATCGTGCCCGGCGGCGGCGTCGCCCTGGTGCGCTGCGCCAAGGTGCTCTCCAAGATCAAGCCCGCCGACGACGACGAGCTGGCCGGCGTGAACATCATCGCCCGCGCCATCGAAGAGCCCCTGCGCATGATCGCCAACAACGCGGGCATGGAAGGCTCCGTGGTGGTGGAGAAGGTGCGCGGCGGCAAGGACGGCTTCGGCTTCAACGCCGCCACCGGCGAATACGAAGACCTGATCAAGGCCGGTGTCATCGACCCCAAGAAGGTCACCCGCACCGCCCTGCAGAACGCGGCCTCCGTGTCCGGCCTGCTGCTGACCACCGAGTGCGCCATCGCCGAGAAGCCCGAAGACAAGCCCGCTGCCCCGGCCATGCCCGGCGGCATGGGCGGCATGGGCGGCATGTACTAG
- a CDS encoding rubrerythrin family protein has protein sequence MSKTEKNLMEAFAGESQANRKYLAFAEKADKEGHPQAARLFRAAAAAETVHAHAHLRALGAIRTTAENLKAAIEGETHEFKEMYPPMIEDAKAEGHKAALRSFEFANVVEAVHAKLYRKALDTLDNPEPAEYYVCSVCGHTVEHEAPDACPVCKAAKKAFFKVD, from the coding sequence ATGAGCAAGACCGAGAAGAACCTGATGGAGGCCTTTGCCGGCGAATCCCAGGCCAACCGCAAATACCTGGCCTTCGCCGAGAAGGCCGACAAGGAAGGCCACCCCCAGGCCGCGCGCCTGTTCCGCGCCGCCGCCGCCGCCGAGACCGTGCACGCCCACGCCCACCTGCGGGCCCTGGGCGCCATCCGCACCACCGCCGAGAACCTCAAGGCCGCCATCGAGGGCGAGACCCACGAGTTCAAGGAGATGTACCCGCCCATGATCGAGGACGCCAAGGCCGAAGGCCACAAGGCCGCCCTGCGCTCCTTCGAGTTCGCCAACGTGGTCGAGGCCGTGCACGCCAAGCTCTACCGCAAGGCCCTGGACACCCTGGACAACCCCGAGCCCGCCGAATACTACGTCTGCTCCGTGTGCGGCCACACCGTCGAGCACGAAGCCCCGGACGCCTGCCCCGTGTGCAAGGCCGCCAAGAAGGCCTTCTTCAAGGTGGACTAG